One Sporomusaceae bacterium FL31 DNA window includes the following coding sequences:
- the smpB gene encoding SsrA-binding protein: MEKGTAIKIVAENRKARHDYHIHETYETGMVLTGTEVKSLREGKANLKDSYARIENGEIMLHNMHISPYEQGNRFNHEPLRTRKLLMHKVEILKLFGKTREKGYALVPLKLYFSRGKAKLELGLATGKKHYDKRQDIAERDAKREMDRAFRDRQKE, encoded by the coding sequence ATGGAAAAGGGAACAGCAATCAAAATAGTTGCCGAGAATCGCAAAGCGCGGCATGATTATCATATTCACGAAACCTATGAAACCGGGATGGTGCTGACTGGTACCGAAGTCAAGTCACTGCGGGAAGGCAAAGCCAATTTGAAAGACAGCTATGCCCGAATTGAAAATGGCGAAATCATGTTACATAACATGCATATTAGCCCGTACGAGCAGGGTAACCGCTTTAATCATGAGCCACTCAGAACCAGAAAACTGCTCATGCATAAAGTGGAGATTCTAAAACTGTTTGGCAAAACCCGCGAAAAAGGGTATGCACTGGTACCGCTTAAACTATATTTTTCCCGTGGTAAAGCCAAACTGGAACTTGGTCTGGCAACCGGGAAAAAACACTATGACAAACGACAGGATATTGCCGAACGGGATGCCAAACGCGAAATGGACCGGGCTTTCCGGGACAGACAAAAAGAGTAA
- the vacB gene encoding ribonuclease R, which produces MNLKEKILAFMRKDAYKPLTAEDLAEQMELKGTDLAEFWDVLQQLEDNADIIKTRFGKYGVPERMNLVVGRMSATAKGFGFVIPENPQTPDEPDVFIPPDAMLSAMHNDRVVARVHRQSSQGRAREGEVIRVVNRANNKIVGTFECSRHFGFVNPDDQRVGHDIFIPKEEFNGAPVGAKVVVEITKWPEKRRSAEGKIVEVLGVKGDPGIEILSIIKKHNLPTQFPVEVDRAADKVPAAISADELAGRRDLRDLPIVTIDGEDAKDLDDAVYVKRLPEGRFMLGVYIADVSYYVRENTPLDNEARSRGTSVYLVDRVLPMLPPRLSNGICSLNAGEDRLAMSIEMEIDYRGKVLSYEVFPSVIRVKKRLTYTIVRKILVDHDEELRKEYQDLLEPLENMERLCHILRDRRMRRGAVDFDFPEIKVKLDEVGKPVELVKRVRTLSESIIEEFMLVANETIAEHMHQLGVPFMFRVHEQPDQGKMEKLNTLLHNFGQSLPKSSEIQPSALQKVLSRIAGRPEERIISTVMLRSLKQARYEAENLGHFGLAATYYTHFTSPIRRYPDLIVHRLIRETFNTGDVSAKRRQKLAAMLPEIAIHSSQRERAAAEAERETVDLKKVEYMAQFIGEEFDGVINGVTAFGIFVELESGVEGLVRVSSMDDDYYQYVEEQYSLIGERTKKVYRLGEPVRILVARANPEERTIDFVLADNGHLPKVLAPRSGDKGRPFNKAAATKSNLSPTNSKPRKKKTTAGQKSKRRK; this is translated from the coding sequence ATGAATTTAAAAGAAAAAATTCTAGCCTTTATGCGTAAAGACGCATACAAACCCTTAACAGCCGAAGATCTGGCTGAGCAGATGGAATTAAAAGGGACCGACTTGGCCGAATTTTGGGATGTCCTGCAACAGTTAGAAGATAACGCCGATATTATCAAAACCAGGTTTGGTAAATATGGTGTGCCGGAACGGATGAATTTAGTTGTTGGACGAATGAGTGCAACGGCTAAAGGTTTTGGTTTCGTTATCCCGGAAAATCCCCAAACTCCGGATGAACCAGATGTGTTTATTCCACCTGATGCCATGTTAAGTGCGATGCACAATGACCGGGTGGTTGCCAGGGTTCACCGCCAGTCCAGTCAGGGCCGCGCCCGGGAAGGCGAAGTCATTCGGGTAGTCAACCGTGCCAACAATAAAATTGTCGGCACCTTTGAATGCAGCCGTCATTTTGGTTTTGTCAATCCTGATGATCAGCGGGTTGGGCACGATATCTTTATTCCGAAAGAAGAGTTCAATGGTGCGCCCGTTGGTGCCAAGGTCGTTGTCGAAATTACGAAATGGCCGGAAAAACGGCGCAGCGCTGAAGGCAAGATTGTTGAGGTTCTAGGGGTAAAAGGCGATCCGGGAATCGAGATTTTATCGATTATTAAAAAGCATAACCTGCCAACCCAGTTCCCTGTTGAAGTGGATCGGGCTGCCGATAAGGTGCCTGCCGCCATTAGTGCGGACGAGCTGGCTGGACGCCGTGATTTGCGGGATTTACCCATTGTTACCATTGATGGAGAAGATGCCAAAGATCTGGATGATGCTGTCTATGTGAAACGGCTGCCTGAAGGGCGGTTTATGCTCGGTGTGTACATCGCCGATGTCAGCTATTATGTGCGTGAGAATACCCCGCTCGATAATGAAGCCCGCTCACGCGGGACAAGCGTTTATCTGGTTGATCGCGTGCTGCCCATGCTGCCGCCGCGTCTTTCCAATGGTATCTGCAGCTTGAATGCCGGTGAAGATCGATTGGCGATGTCGATTGAAATGGAGATCGACTATCGCGGTAAAGTGCTGAGTTATGAGGTTTTCCCAAGTGTCATTCGCGTGAAGAAGCGTCTAACCTATACCATTGTCCGCAAAATTCTGGTCGACCATGACGAAGAATTGCGCAAAGAATACCAAGACCTGCTCGAACCGCTGGAAAATATGGAACGGTTGTGCCATATTCTGCGTGACCGCCGGATGCGGCGGGGAGCGGTAGACTTTGATTTCCCTGAAATTAAAGTCAAGCTGGATGAAGTCGGCAAGCCTGTTGAATTAGTAAAACGGGTTCGCACACTGTCCGAATCGATTATTGAAGAGTTCATGCTGGTTGCCAACGAAACCATTGCGGAGCATATGCATCAGTTAGGGGTACCCTTTATGTTCCGGGTTCATGAGCAGCCCGATCAAGGCAAAATGGAAAAACTCAATACGCTCTTGCATAACTTTGGTCAAAGCCTGCCTAAGAGCAGCGAGATCCAGCCCAGTGCCCTGCAAAAGGTGTTAAGCCGCATTGCCGGCCGCCCGGAAGAGCGGATTATCAGCACCGTTATGCTGCGTTCCTTGAAGCAGGCGCGTTATGAAGCTGAGAACCTCGGTCATTTTGGTTTGGCAGCCACTTATTATACCCACTTCACTTCACCGATCCGCCGTTATCCGGATTTGATTGTGCACCGGCTCATCCGGGAAACCTTCAATACGGGTGATGTATCGGCCAAGCGCCGGCAAAAGCTGGCAGCCATGCTGCCTGAGATTGCTATTCATTCTTCACAGCGTGAACGGGCAGCCGCTGAGGCCGAACGTGAAACCGTTGATCTGAAGAAAGTGGAATATATGGCACAGTTTATTGGCGAAGAGTTTGACGGTGTTATTAACGGTGTCACTGCCTTCGGTATCTTTGTAGAACTGGAAAGCGGAGTAGAAGGTTTGGTCCGCGTCTCCAGCATGGATGACGACTACTATCAATATGTGGAAGAACAGTATTCCCTCATTGGTGAGCGGACTAAGAAAGTCTATCGTCTGGGTGAACCTGTGCGCATTCTGGTAGCCAGAGCCAACCCTGAGGAGCGGACCATTGACTTTGTGCTGGCCGATAACGGCCACCTGCCCAAAGTGCTGGCGCCGCGTTCCGGTGATAAAGGCCGTCCTTTCAATAAAGCGGCCGCCACCAAGAGCAACCTGTCACCCACCAATTCCAAACCCCGTAAAAAGAAAACCACAGCCGGCCAAAAATCAAAACGCCGCAAATAA
- the icaA gene encoding poly-beta-1,6-N-acetyl-D-glucosamine synthase has protein sequence MEYWAQFIFLYPVLMSIIWMVGALYFYWRYERTSPKEPPLTEFPLVSIMIPAHNEEQSIAETVQGLLTTDYPHYEIILISDGSTDRTNELIEELADRHPQVRALILKKNMGKANALNMGLLMTAGEYIVTIDADCLLEPKALHWLVWHFIKNPRVGAVTGNPRVRNRTTLIAKIQAAEYASVIGLIKRSQRLLGKILTVSGVIAAFRKRALVDAGLWSPDMITDDIDLTWKLEQRFWSVYYELNAIGWILVPETLSGLWRQRVRWAQGGVEVIHRYWNICLDWRMRRMWPLYLDYVLSIFWALSFLLFSILWLVNITIPLSGSLLKLSPIPVWTGCVIALTCLTQFAVSLLLDRKYDPTIVKYYFWVIWYPVVYWIYNALAVVRAIPKALFKKRGTRAVWVSPDRGLHTTQ, from the coding sequence ATGGAATATTGGGCTCAATTTATCTTTTTATATCCTGTCTTGATGAGCATTATCTGGATGGTTGGCGCCCTTTATTTCTATTGGCGCTATGAACGAACCAGCCCCAAAGAGCCGCCGCTTACCGAGTTTCCGTTAGTCTCGATTATGATTCCGGCTCACAACGAAGAACAGAGTATCGCCGAAACCGTCCAGGGGCTGTTAACCACAGACTATCCCCATTATGAAATCATCCTCATTAGTGATGGCAGCACCGACAGAACCAATGAACTCATCGAAGAATTGGCTGACCGCCATCCGCAGGTGCGAGCACTCATTCTCAAAAAAAATATGGGCAAAGCCAATGCCCTTAATATGGGCTTGCTGATGACCGCTGGCGAGTATATTGTCACCATTGACGCCGACTGCCTGCTTGAGCCAAAAGCCCTGCACTGGTTGGTATGGCACTTTATCAAGAACCCCCGGGTGGGCGCTGTAACCGGCAATCCACGGGTGCGTAACCGGACAACGTTAATTGCCAAAATCCAGGCTGCCGAGTATGCCAGTGTTATCGGTCTGATCAAGCGCAGCCAGCGCTTGCTGGGCAAAATTCTGACCGTGTCCGGTGTTATTGCCGCTTTCCGCAAGCGGGCGCTGGTGGATGCCGGACTCTGGAGCCCTGACATGATTACGGACGATATTGACCTGACCTGGAAGCTGGAACAGCGCTTTTGGTCGGTATATTATGAGCTCAATGCCATTGGCTGGATTTTGGTTCCCGAAACGCTAAGCGGCTTGTGGCGCCAACGGGTGCGCTGGGCACAAGGTGGTGTGGAAGTCATTCACCGTTACTGGAATATCTGCCTGGACTGGCGCATGCGCCGCATGTGGCCGCTGTATCTGGACTATGTGCTTAGTATCTTCTGGGCCTTATCGTTCTTGCTGTTTTCCATTCTATGGCTGGTCAATATCACCATTCCATTGTCCGGTTCTTTATTGAAATTGTCACCCATACCGGTCTGGACAGGCTGCGTGATCGCCCTGACTTGTTTGACCCAGTTTGCTGTCAGCCTGCTGCTTGACCGGAAATATGACCCGACTATTGTCAAATATTACTTTTGGGTCATCTGGTATCCGGTCGTTTACTGGATCTACAATGCTTTGGCTGTTGTTCGGGCCATTCCCAAAGCGTTATTTAAAAAACGTGGAACGCGTGCCGTCTGGGTCAGTCCTGACCGCGGCCTGCATACCACGCAATAA
- a CDS encoding gamma-glutamyl-gamma-aminobutyrate hydrolase, which yields MRPVIGITANTIIAENTYFPGSERSCVNIEYVQAIVAAGGVPIVLPVITNQAAIYRQAQIVDGLLVTGGFDVHPLLYGEEPFDTLEFIDPDRDNHEIELVTISHELKKPIFGICRGIQLINVAFGGTLYQDVSQSPGSYIKHMQKSKREVAGHTVEIAKNSKLYEVFGEFVVANSFHHQSVKEVAAGFIVNALSKDGIIEGIEKADTSFVLAVQWHPEHMIVRYPVMLNLFKRFVHEAAKFRQQSML from the coding sequence ATGAGACCGGTCATTGGAATTACAGCCAACACCATCATTGCTGAGAATACCTACTTTCCCGGCAGTGAACGTTCCTGTGTCAATATCGAGTATGTCCAGGCCATCGTAGCGGCAGGCGGAGTGCCGATTGTACTGCCGGTCATTACCAATCAGGCTGCTATTTACCGGCAGGCGCAAATTGTGGATGGCTTACTGGTAACCGGTGGTTTTGATGTTCATCCCTTGCTATATGGTGAAGAGCCTTTCGATACCCTGGAGTTTATTGATCCAGACCGGGATAATCACGAAATTGAGCTGGTCACCATCAGCCATGAGCTCAAGAAACCCATCTTCGGCATTTGCCGGGGGATTCAATTGATTAATGTAGCCTTTGGCGGCACCCTCTACCAGGATGTGTCACAAAGTCCGGGCAGCTATATCAAACATATGCAGAAATCCAAACGGGAAGTAGCCGGGCACACGGTAGAAATTGCAAAAAACAGTAAGCTTTACGAAGTATTTGGCGAATTTGTGGTGGCTAATAGTTTTCATCATCAGTCTGTCAAAGAGGTGGCGGCTGGCTTTATTGTTAATGCTCTGTCCAAAGATGGCATCATCGAAGGCATTGAAAAGGCTGATACCAGCTTTGTGCTTGCCGTTCAGTGGCATCCTGAGCATATGATTGTCCGCTATCCGGTCATGCTCAACTTATTTAAACGATTTGTTCATGAAGCAGCCAAGTTCCGGCAGCAAAGTATGCTATAA
- the bepA_1 gene encoding beta-barrel assembly-enhancing protease, translating to MNKYGFWMIWLLLVVNCWPVQASQSPASPPPSPILSVQQETTSPAAARAALHEQAVELARSQSFSAALTILDKLYQDQPADLPVAYDYITVLNWAGRYHSAIIIYQTLPSANIPAYVFRSVGGAYFQLGQYANAKDIYKILETQGDPQAKLWQAECLTQLDDTAAAQTLYQELLLDNPQDPTVYISRATLASRQQNFSQAIADLELALQYLPATADERQLQDIQAALAAALINQGNPERALTILKPYILNHTASTGMQGNDVLALRSSGQYESAIQAAGNFWPEIKAAPTFALRAWAESYIQLKQPRQAITLYQEILARQPQNDGAQLGLAFAHLLSGERKLGLSLYDQFLTSQPNDIALIESDAAALLATGHQQAGKALFDLLIRHQPHDASLKEQYAATLRSNGQPRAAFRQYRELSATEAGATGMVRTALALEDYRLAEHSLQKLHSLAPSYSTQLALDGLYNSRRLGEAAVRFGYSDSYKELQTRYWDVDSEQHLGGNYWLLAGFNRTNVKDLAAGEQQSLDQQSFGIRYHDIAKDISLRYAANQGNSSFSSYSLNSDWYLNDQTTLSLSLDHSPLLDVQALTEQNGGPVMETAYRLNYFRILGPREDFTIALDHSQLSDGNQTIGYQLNHTFTVFDQDEQALNRLLYWNRTYFNQQDQVYESPSLRESLGVGYVYKYSFDNNSYLTNRLMLNWEHDAPDPLAFDPYIRIQYDRDISSSHSFSLGFEYGLHSDNVTGSQLRYSYRQIDGLYRITW from the coding sequence ATGAATAAGTACGGTTTCTGGATGATCTGGTTGTTACTGGTCGTCAATTGCTGGCCAGTCCAGGCATCCCAATCACCGGCATCGCCTCCACCTTCTCCGATCCTTAGCGTACAGCAGGAAACTACCAGTCCTGCCGCCGCCCGCGCAGCGCTTCATGAGCAAGCTGTCGAGCTAGCGCGCAGTCAAAGCTTTTCCGCAGCCTTAACCATACTCGACAAGCTCTATCAAGACCAGCCGGCCGATTTGCCGGTCGCCTATGATTATATCACTGTCCTGAATTGGGCAGGCCGCTATCATTCTGCTATTATCATTTATCAAACTTTACCTTCTGCTAATATTCCGGCCTATGTATTTCGCAGCGTTGGCGGTGCTTACTTCCAATTGGGTCAGTATGCCAATGCCAAAGATATATATAAAATCTTAGAAACCCAAGGTGATCCACAAGCCAAGCTATGGCAGGCCGAATGTCTGACGCAGCTTGACGATACAGCTGCTGCTCAAACGCTGTATCAGGAGCTGCTTTTGGACAACCCTCAAGATCCAACTGTATATATCAGCCGCGCTACTCTAGCCAGCCGCCAGCAAAACTTCTCCCAAGCCATCGCTGACTTAGAGCTAGCCTTGCAATACCTGCCAGCCACAGCCGATGAGCGCCAATTACAGGACATTCAGGCTGCTTTGGCAGCGGCACTCATCAATCAGGGAAATCCTGAACGTGCTCTGACCATTCTAAAGCCCTATATCCTAAATCATACAGCCTCTACAGGCATGCAAGGCAATGATGTCCTGGCCTTACGCAGCAGCGGCCAATATGAGTCCGCTATTCAGGCTGCTGGGAATTTCTGGCCTGAAATAAAAGCAGCGCCAACCTTTGCTCTAAGAGCTTGGGCCGAGTCTTATATTCAGCTCAAGCAGCCTCGCCAGGCAATAACACTCTACCAAGAAATCTTAGCCCGCCAGCCACAGAATGACGGTGCACAACTGGGCCTGGCTTTCGCTCACCTGCTGTCAGGAGAACGTAAACTTGGACTCTCACTCTATGATCAGTTCCTGACTAGTCAGCCTAACGATATAGCTTTAATCGAAAGTGATGCTGCAGCTTTGCTGGCAACTGGCCATCAACAAGCCGGTAAAGCCTTATTTGACCTGCTCATCCGTCATCAGCCTCATGATGCTTCTCTTAAAGAACAATACGCCGCCACACTCCGCAGCAACGGTCAACCCCGCGCCGCTTTCCGCCAATACCGTGAGCTGTCCGCAACAGAAGCCGGAGCAACCGGCATGGTGAGAACAGCCCTAGCCCTTGAAGATTATCGGCTGGCTGAACATTCTTTACAAAAACTTCATTCCTTAGCCCCAAGCTATTCAACCCAGTTAGCCTTAGATGGTCTTTATAACAGCCGCCGGCTGGGAGAAGCAGCCGTTCGTTTTGGGTATAGTGATAGTTATAAGGAGTTGCAAACCCGCTACTGGGATGTTGACAGTGAACAGCATCTTGGCGGTAATTACTGGCTGCTGGCCGGGTTCAACCGAACGAACGTCAAAGACCTGGCAGCCGGTGAACAACAGTCATTAGACCAGCAAAGTTTCGGTATACGTTATCATGATATCGCAAAAGACATTAGTCTGCGCTATGCAGCCAACCAAGGTAATAGCAGCTTTAGCAGTTATTCACTGAATAGCGATTGGTATCTCAATGACCAAACCACTCTCAGCTTAAGCCTTGACCATTCCCCTTTATTGGATGTTCAGGCACTGACTGAGCAAAATGGCGGCCCGGTTATGGAAACGGCCTACCGTCTCAACTATTTTCGTATCCTTGGCCCTCGCGAGGACTTTACCATTGCCTTGGATCATAGTCAGCTCAGTGACGGCAATCAGACCATTGGCTACCAGCTCAACCACACCTTTACGGTATTTGACCAAGATGAGCAGGCCTTAAACCGCCTGTTGTACTGGAATCGTACCTATTTTAATCAGCAGGATCAGGTTTATGAAAGCCCATCGCTCCGCGAGTCACTGGGAGTGGGTTATGTCTACAAATATAGTTTTGACAACAATAGCTATTTGACCAACCGACTCATGTTGAACTGGGAACACGATGCTCCAGATCCACTGGCGTTTGACCCTTATATCCGGATTCAGTATGACCGGGATATTTCCTCCAGCCATAGCTTTTCCCTCGGTTTCGAATATGGGCTTCATTCCGATAACGTTACCGGCAGCCAGCTGCGTTACAGTTATCGTCAAATCGACGGTTTATACCGGATAACCTGGTAG
- the ybaG gene encoding hypothetical protein — protein sequence MKQLIKTYFRLTLLILLLLPHTAQAQAARPAVLVLNYHDVGTPTSPYTVTKANLEQHFKLLQEQGFHPISPELYLAACKGEAELPAKPVLLTFDDGYRSFYTDVYPLLQQYHYPALLSVVTAWQQTGAPADIGQLATWEQLRTMEASGLVTIGSHSHNSHRFIPINSFGDRAQALASREYRDGQYETAEQYRQRVQNDMEQTQAALTNNLGHPAKFYVWPYGEYTDTAVELANAAGFELTFALDDETSTAIQPSAVQRTIIYDNPTGPQFLQLLSQTPKPLKPLKIAQLDLDMLANTNRTELETNIDEAIALLQRSQVNTVFLQAFADEKGNGNIEQVYFYTTAAPVKQELFSHVAARLQSAGFQVYAWIPTLAGQWLIQTPDDQVQALIPEQAGWYNRATPFSPHVREQLISLVNDLAAYSQLDGILFQDDVYLNDYEDASPAAQAAYQAALGQPLTAAALADFAYAAKLTDLKIHTLNKLTLDLAAEVRKIRPRVKVARNLYPLVVTDPKASAWLGQKYDDYLNLYNYTVIMAYPYMEQAADPKAWLTQLAEQAMTKPGAREKTIFKLQSYDWSKKRWLAGKTLSEQAQTLKSNGVIHLAYYPLNVFSPKQEPLPF from the coding sequence ATGAAACAATTGATTAAAACTTATTTTAGATTGACCCTGCTAATTCTGCTGCTACTGCCGCATACGGCACAGGCGCAAGCGGCACGTCCAGCCGTGTTAGTACTCAATTATCATGATGTCGGCACACCGACGTCTCCCTATACCGTAACCAAAGCCAATCTTGAGCAGCATTTTAAGCTGCTGCAGGAACAGGGCTTCCATCCCATTTCCCCTGAGCTTTATTTGGCAGCCTGCAAAGGTGAAGCTGAGCTGCCCGCTAAACCAGTACTGCTCACCTTTGATGATGGATATCGCTCCTTTTATACAGACGTCTACCCACTGCTGCAACAATATCACTATCCTGCTTTACTGTCGGTCGTGACAGCCTGGCAGCAAACAGGTGCTCCAGCCGATATTGGCCAGTTGGCAACCTGGGAACAATTGCGTACCATGGAAGCCTCTGGCCTGGTCACAATAGGCTCGCATTCACACAATTCCCACCGCTTTATTCCCATCAACAGCTTCGGTGACCGTGCACAAGCGCTTGCCTCTAGGGAATACCGAGACGGCCAGTATGAAACCGCCGAGCAGTATCGCCAGCGCGTCCAGAATGATATGGAGCAAACCCAAGCTGCCTTAACGAATAATCTGGGGCATCCCGCGAAATTCTATGTCTGGCCTTATGGCGAATATACCGACACAGCTGTAGAATTAGCAAACGCTGCCGGCTTCGAGCTAACCTTTGCCCTGGATGATGAGACCTCAACGGCAATACAGCCTTCAGCAGTCCAGCGTACCATCATTTATGACAATCCTACTGGTCCCCAGTTTCTGCAATTACTCAGCCAGACTCCTAAGCCCTTAAAGCCACTGAAGATCGCTCAGCTTGATCTGGATATGCTGGCTAATACAAATCGTACTGAACTGGAAACCAATATTGACGAAGCGATTGCATTATTACAACGCTCACAGGTCAATACAGTATTTCTGCAAGCTTTCGCTGATGAAAAGGGAAATGGCAATATTGAGCAAGTCTATTTTTATACCACGGCTGCCCCGGTTAAGCAAGAACTATTCAGCCATGTGGCCGCCCGCCTCCAATCAGCCGGATTTCAGGTGTATGCCTGGATACCGACCTTGGCCGGCCAGTGGCTCATTCAGACTCCTGACGATCAGGTTCAGGCCCTTATCCCCGAGCAGGCTGGCTGGTATAACCGGGCCACTCCCTTCAGCCCTCACGTTCGTGAACAGCTGATCAGTCTGGTCAACGACCTGGCCGCTTACAGTCAATTGGATGGAATCCTATTTCAGGATGATGTCTACCTCAATGATTATGAAGATGCTTCTCCTGCCGCCCAAGCCGCTTATCAGGCAGCCTTAGGCCAGCCGCTAACGGCTGCAGCCTTAGCCGATTTCGCCTATGCAGCTAAACTGACCGATTTAAAGATTCATACGTTAAATAAGCTCACCCTGGATCTAGCCGCTGAAGTCCGCAAAATCCGCCCCCGAGTTAAGGTTGCCCGCAATCTGTACCCGCTGGTTGTGACCGATCCAAAAGCATCGGCCTGGCTGGGTCAAAAATATGACGATTATCTAAATCTATATAACTATACAGTCATTATGGCTTATCCCTACATGGAACAGGCTGCTGATCCGAAAGCCTGGTTAACTCAGTTAGCCGAACAAGCCATGACCAAACCCGGAGCCAGGGAAAAAACCATCTTTAAGCTGCAAAGCTATGACTGGAGTAAAAAGCGCTGGCTTGCCGGGAAAACCCTCAGTGAACAGGCCCAAACATTAAAAAGCAATGGCGTCATTCACCTGGCTTATTATCCGCTCAATGTTTTCTCACCCAAACAAGAACCGCTGCCATTTTAA
- the est gene encoding carboxylesterase yields the protein MAILKGAEPFLLPGGKQGILLIHGFTGSPSEMRLLGEFLHAQGYTVLAPRLCGHGTNAEEMATTSWPHWYGAVQDGYHLLSGLCEDIAVVGLSMGGLLALKVGIDYPVSKVVCLSAPIYLVDKRLPMLGLFRLFRKFIPKKRRRLDVDPLYSVCYDQTPLSSLSSLLELIKQVDKELPHLKQPLLVMQSRREHTVQPKSAKHIYDRAGSRKKKLLWLEKSGHIITLDVERDLVFETIKQFLTTES from the coding sequence TTGGCCATACTAAAAGGAGCTGAACCTTTTTTACTGCCTGGCGGTAAGCAAGGCATTTTATTAATACATGGCTTTACCGGATCACCATCCGAAATGCGGCTATTAGGCGAATTTCTTCATGCACAAGGCTATACCGTCTTGGCACCACGACTTTGCGGGCATGGTACCAATGCCGAGGAAATGGCAACCACAAGCTGGCCGCATTGGTATGGAGCCGTTCAGGACGGGTATCATTTGCTGAGTGGTTTATGTGAGGACATTGCTGTTGTGGGTTTATCCATGGGCGGCTTGCTGGCCTTGAAAGTCGGGATTGACTATCCGGTAAGCAAGGTGGTCTGCTTGAGTGCTCCCATCTATCTTGTCGACAAACGGCTGCCCATGTTGGGCTTGTTTCGGTTATTTCGCAAATTTATTCCCAAGAAACGCCGGCGGCTGGATGTCGATCCGCTATATTCGGTGTGCTATGATCAAACGCCGCTCAGTAGTTTAAGCAGCCTGCTGGAACTCATTAAACAAGTGGACAAAGAGCTGCCTCATTTAAAGCAACCACTGCTTGTCATGCAGTCCCGGCGCGAACATACTGTTCAGCCCAAGAGTGCCAAACATATTTATGATCGTGCCGGAAGCCGTAAAAAGAAGTTACTCTGGCTGGAGAAGTCAGGCCATATTATTACGCTGGATGTTGAACGAGACCTGGTATTTGAAACCATCAAGCAGTTTTTAACAACTGAATCATAA
- a CDS encoding alkaline phosphatase, giving the protein MQWFEQYGLWGLFFLTFIESFISPVLPDLMLIPLALANPEKAITYSVITTLASVLGGFVGYGIGNRFGKLALKKFVPVHYIAKIKHWLDHYGGWAIFLAALAPIPYKFVSIAAGTFRINFFVFLAASILGRGKRFLLVGILIYYYGPEALAMLELIPEQWVLLGLGLGVLGLGAYYYCRRPRTDQNN; this is encoded by the coding sequence TTGCAATGGTTTGAACAATATGGCTTGTGGGGCTTATTTTTCCTAACCTTTATTGAATCGTTTATTTCGCCGGTATTACCTGATCTCATGCTCATTCCACTGGCGTTAGCCAACCCGGAAAAGGCTATTACCTACTCGGTCATTACCACACTGGCCTCGGTACTAGGCGGCTTTGTGGGCTATGGCATCGGCAATCGCTTTGGTAAGCTGGCACTCAAAAAATTCGTTCCGGTGCATTATATAGCAAAAATCAAACACTGGCTTGATCACTACGGCGGCTGGGCCATTTTTTTAGCAGCACTTGCACCCATTCCCTATAAATTCGTCAGCATCGCTGCAGGTACGTTTCGAATTAATTTTTTCGTCTTTCTGGCAGCTTCGATCCTAGGACGGGGCAAACGGTTTTTGCTTGTTGGAATTTTGATTTACTACTATGGTCCGGAAGCCTTGGCTATGCTTGAACTGATTCCTGAGCAATGGGTCTTGCTGGGGTTAGGACTTGGGGTTCTGGGATTAGGAGCATATTATTATTGCCGCAGACCGCGAACGGATCAAAATAATTGA
- a CDS encoding thioesterase, whose product MVELNEQERNQMCFACGRHNPIGLKLQFREEQDTYITTFTAGPEHQGYDGIVHGGIVSTLLDEVTARYIYSKGHNAVTARLDVRFKKPTPIGEPLTITGTITGQRGNMVELMGTLALADGTITAQAKATVAVLED is encoded by the coding sequence GTGGTGGAACTAAATGAGCAAGAACGCAATCAAATGTGTTTTGCTTGCGGAAGGCACAATCCAATCGGTTTAAAATTGCAATTTCGGGAAGAACAGGATACTTACATAACCACATTTACAGCAGGTCCTGAACATCAGGGTTATGATGGGATTGTGCATGGCGGCATTGTCAGTACATTATTGGACGAGGTTACTGCCCGGTACATTTATTCCAAAGGTCATAACGCAGTAACAGCCCGGCTGGATGTACGGTTTAAAAAGCCTACTCCGATCGGCGAGCCTCTAACCATCACCGGAACAATCACGGGTCAGCGCGGCAATATGGTGGAACTCATGGGTACCCTTGCTTTAGCTGACGGAACTATCACAGCGCAAGCAAAAGCGACAGTTGCAGTTTTGGAGGACTAA